The stretch of DNA ATTTTCTCTGATGGACCCTTATTATCTGCTTATTTTCGCCGATGTCATCGTACTGGGATATTATTTTCTTTTTAATCGGAACGGCCGGATTTACAAAAAGGAGCAGATTAACCGGGGACGCGGCAGCCGGAAATTCTCGGCTCTGTTCGCCGCATCGCTGGCGCTGTGTCTGTTCAATGTGCTGCCGAATAAAGCCAGCATGAACGAAATCAAGAAAGCGCAGGAGATGGGCATCCTCAATTATGAGGCCTATACCATCTTCGCTCAAGAAAAAATCGATCTTGTGAGGGCCAGCGATATTACACAGGAATCCATCGATTCGGCCAAGGGAATCAGCGCTCCCGCAAACCCGAAGCTTCAGGGCGCGGCCAAGGGCAAGAACCTGATTATCCTGCAGATGGAATCGCTGCAGAACTTCCTGATCGGACTTAAAATCGACGGCAAGGAGATCACGCCGAACCTAAATGCCGTGATGAAGGAAAGCTTGTATTTCCCCAACTTCTATCAAATGGTGGGCCAGGGCAACACCTCGGATGCGGAGTTTGTCGTCAATACGTCCTTTTACATCCCTCCCCGGGGCGCGGCCACCCAAATGTACGTCGACAAAGTTCTGCCGAGCCTGCCCCGGCTGATGGAGAAAAATGGCTACCAGACGGCCACCTTCCACACGAATGATGTAGAGTTCTGGAACCGCGGGGAGCTGTACAGCTCGCTCGGATGGGGCAAATATTACGATCATCAATTCTTTGGCGACGAGGACACCTTCTTCTTCGGGCCTTCCGATGAGATGCTGTACCGCAAAACAACTGCCAAGCTGAAGGAAATGAGCGCAAGCGGCCAGCCGTTCTACGCCCAGATCATTTCCATGTCGTCCCATCATCCGTTTACAATTCCCTCGGAGAAATACAAGATGAAGCTGCCGGAGCGTTATGAAGGCACCTTTGTCGGCGACTATATTCGGGCGCAGAACTACGCTGATTACGCTTTTGGCCAGTTGGTTCAGGAGCTAAAAGAGACCGGCCTTTGGGACAGCAGCTTGATTATGATCTATGGTGATCATATGGGCCTGCCGATTTACTCGCTGGACCATGACGACAAAGAGCTGATGACCGAGATTTACGGCCATGAGTACGGGTATGCGAATATGACCAATATTCCGCTGATTATTCACGGCGCTGGCAGCGCGCAGCCGCAGACTCTGGAGCAGGTCGGGGGAGAGATCGATATTATGCCGACCGCCGCCAATCTGCTTGGCGTATCACTGAAGGATCATCTGCATTTCGGCCAGGATATCATTAATCAGAACTACAACCTTCTGCCCGAGCGTTATTATTTGCCTACCGGCTCGTTTATCGCCAGCTCCGGACTGCTTATTCCCGGCAACAGCTTCGAGGACAACACCCAGTATCCTATCGCGCTTAGCAGTAAGCCACCCGCCGCCACGGAGGATGAATACAACCGGGCGCTTCGGCTGCTGCAGCTCTCTGACAGCTACGTATCGCAGCTGCCCGTGAAGAAAACCGAATAGGCTGCACTCCTTAATCAGCCGGCTGCGCTTTTTGCACAGCCGTACTGCGTAAGAAGCCGCCGTTCAGAGATAAGCGTTAGTCCCGCATCGACGCCAAAAACCATGCTCCTCTTACAGGGCATGGTTTTTGGCCGTCTACGGAAACTACGGTTCCTTTCCGGCTTCTAGAAAGGCCAACGCGCTTAACGCTCCTGCCTTTCCAGCATATCGTAATACTCGGCGAAATGCCGAAGCTCCTCAGGCGTCAGAATCGACAGATATTGATCCAGCGAGATCAGGGAGCGGCGCTGCCCTTCAGTCCGAATCTCCTCCCCCTTGTCAGTGAGCGTTACCACTACGGCTCTACGGTCATTCTCGTCCGGCTCCCGGCTGATCAGGCCTACCCCTTCCATGCGGTCAAGCATGACCGTAACCGCACTGGATTTCACTTCCATCCGTTCGGCAAGCCGTACCACCCGGGCCCTTCCCTCGTTAGCGATCATATTCAACAAAATAAACTGGGGAAACGTCAGTCCAAGCTCCGCTTGCAGACCGATCCCCGAGATTATTTTTCGCTGCACCCTCCACATGGATAGTCCGATTTGTTCAACAAGCGGATCAATCTGTCGCGACATTTGCATTTCAGCTCCCGTTTCATTGTTATAGTTCCAGCGTATCATTTTGCCCAGTTCCCACACAAGATTCCATCTCATTATTTCCACTTAATTAACGCGCCAATGGCACGCCTGATTCTAGTACAAATTACTTACGTGACTAAAGTAACGAGTGTTCTTGATAAACATTATGAAAAAGTATGTTATTTCCACTAAATTTTCATGAAGGAGCAGCCGTTAAACTATGATAAGAGGAAAACATAATGAATAAGGTACAGCCAATCAAACCTCTATCTGGTATAATCCATAAATACTGTCTACTTAATTTTGTCTATATAAATGGGGGAATATTATGAAATTGGCAACAAAATTAACCTGGATGATGCTGGTTGTGCTTCTGCTTGTGGGGTCCTCCATTGGATTCTTCGGCTATCGCGCCGCCTATGACCAGTTGGATGAGGCTGCAGGCATCGAACTTGTAGGCTGCGCCAATATTACTACCGGACTAGTCGATCCAGAACAGATTAGCGCTCTGGCCGCAGGCGACACAAGCAATCTTAGTGCAATCGAGGACAAGATTAGCTGGATTGTAGCCCATAAGCCGATTTTTAAGGAAGCCTTTATTCTATCTCTGGACGGAAAAATTCTTGCCACCGACATGAATATGAAAGCCCGAGGATACAAAGCGGGGGATTCATTCTATTTCAGCGACGAAGATAAGACCATGATTACTAGCATGAAGCACTCCACTTACTCCAAGGTGTACACCTATCAGGGAACCTCTCTAAAAACCGGCTACGGTCCCATCTACCAAGATCATGATCCAACCAAACCGATTGTCGCCCTGATGGCCATCAACTTTGACGGTCCTCTCGTCAAGGAGAGAACGCTTGATATTATTATTAAGCCTTTTATCATCGGCGCATCCATTCTTGTTGCCGCTATTCTGATTGCCTATGTTCTTATCCGCCGTATGGTCAGCCCGCTGTCCAAGCTGTCCCGCGCCGTCAATCAAGTTGCCCATGGTAATCTTACCCAAGAACTACTAGTACTTAACAGCAAAGATGAAATCGGTACATTGACCCGAGATTTTAATGAAATGACCGGCAACCTGAGCAGACTCATTACTGAAGTGAACGAAACCTCCTTGCAGGTTGCTTCTTCTTCCCAGGAACTCTCGGCAAGCGCACAGGAAACGAACCGGACGGGTGAGCATACCGTGGGCGTAACCATAGAGCTTGCCGAAGGAGCGCAAGTGCAGCTGCGGCACTTGGAAAGCAGCTACCAGGCGGTACAGGAAATGTCCAGGTTCATTGCCGAAATCGCGCAAAACGCCGACCAGGCCATGAACGACGCCGTCAAGGGAGCCGATAAGGCCCGGACCGGAAGGGATTCCATGGATTCCACGACCCGGCAGATGAAGATCATGAGCGGAAGCATCGAAGATCTGTCCGGCATCATTCATACACTGTCCGGCCACTCCAAGGAAATCGAGAGCATCGTCGGTACTATCGCGAGCATCGCGGCGGAGACGAATCTGCTGGCGCTGAACGCGGCTATCGAAGCCGCCCGAGCCGGCGAAGAAGGACGCGGCTTCGCCGTCGTCGCCCAATCTGTCCGCAAGCTGGCCGAGCGGTCGGGCGATTCCACCAGACAAATCGGCGAGCTGCTGGGCCTGATTGTCGCTCAGATGGATCTGGCCGGAGAGACGATGGACCGTTCGACTGAGGAAATGCAGCAGGGTACATTGATGGTGACTAATGCCGGACAGTCCTTCTCGGAGATTGAAGCTTCCGTTTCCGGCATGGCAGTGCAAAGTCAGGAGGTCTCCGAAACGATGCGGCAGCTGGCAGAAATCGCGGACGGACTGGTTGAAGCGATCCAGAGCACCGTCAGCGTATCCAACCAGACCGCAGCCAACTCGGAAAGCTTGTCGGCCGCTTCGCAGCAGCAGCTCGCCGCAATGCAAGAAGTTGAAGCATCCTCCGCTTTCCTCTCCTCCTTGGCAGATAAGCTGCAGCGGCTTGTGGAGCAGTTCAAGGTGGCATAAAGAAAGAACCTATTTATACTGGATACATAAATACAGCAGCCGTACCTGCCGGCACCTTGGACACTCCCCGGAACCACAATACATAGGCGAGAGCTGTGACGAAGATGCCGTAGTACAAAATAATTCCCGCGTCCGCCGCTTCCATTTCCGGAAATCCGTATTGAAGCAGCTCTATAACGGAGCAAGCCAGAAACATCAAGAAGGCAAAGGCCGTTACATAGGCCGCCGCAAGCAAGGAGGAAATCCGGGGAGAGAGCATTTTCCGCAGTACGGTAAGCGCCGCTTCTCCGACAACGGCTGCTGACAGCAGCAGCATACCGGTAACCGAAGCCGGCCTGTCCACGGCGCCGGACATTAGCAGGGGAGGGACCTGGATGACCGCTATGCCCGCCAGTGAGCATAGGATTCCGCCCCCTCTCCGCCCGGTCATTTTTTCTCCCAATAAAATGTAAGAGAGGAGCGCCACCGCAAACGGAGTAAGGCTTGTCATAATCCCGCCCTCGGTGGCGGAAGCGAACCGGAGTCCATACAGCATAAACACCCGAAACAGGAACATTCCAAAGAAAGCTTGCGCCAATAGCAGCAGCATGTCCCGGATGCCTACTTTCCAGCTACCTTCATGGCTCCGCAGCGTAAGCGGAATTAGAAGGAGTATTTTTCTGGTCATTTTCAAATTTCACCGCTTTCGTCTTGGTTGTTATATACTGTAATCGTCAAAAGCGGTTTTTCGTAGTGCCATTTTCGCCAAGCTTTTATAGTACCATTTCAGGAAAGGAACCTAGCGCAGCGGAATTCTCCTTTCCGCTGCCGGAGAATTTGCCGGAGCTTTTTGAACAGGAGTCCTTATATGCGGAAGTCCTTGAAGGCGGACGGCTCTTACTGGGCTACGGCCACTTGGATGAACGTAAAATCCGGGAAGGTGTGCGGCGGATCAAGAGTGCAATGGAACGAGGATGACGCCCATGCTGGGCGAACAACACAAATGGACCAGGCGATTATGCCTGGTCCATTTGCTTAGCTTGTACAACAAGCGGTTTAGTTAAAAATCTTAACTTTGTGGCTCTCGTTTACCGGGATTTTTACATACAGCACTTTCTCTGCGCTGTCAAAGAAGTAGCCGCTTGCCTCTTTGCCCAGTTCTTCCATGCTGGCTGCTTCAGCATATTTGTCATTGGCTGCCTCCACTTTCTTCGGCGCCGTAGCATTATGCAGCTTCAATGTGTAGGACTGAATGTCGGAAGCGTAGTTTTGAGTTTGTTTGTTCTGGCTGAACTCAATGTGGTTGCCCTTTTGATCCACGTTGAATTCGGTAATGTTAAATTCGCCTCTGGTGTAGTCCTCGGTTTTAGCATCGTCTTCATAGAAGCTGTAAGATGCTTTGTTATCCAGATAAGTGTCGAGAATCAGGTTCGTCAATTCCTTCTCACCGGAATGCTGCTGAACTTCGCGGCGCGGGATAATCGAATCCTGCTTCACGTAGATCGGAAGCGTTCCAAGATCGGCGTCTTTGTGGATCGTTTGTCCGCCTTCAAATACTTCGCCAGTCCAGTAGTCTACCCATTTCACGCCTTCCGGCAGGTATACGTCACGGGACGTTGCGCCTTGGTATACGATTGGAGCCATCATCAGAGATTGGCCAAACATGAATTGGTCTTGGATATCATGAGTGTTCTGGTCCTCCTGGAACTGGTACACGAGCGGTTGGAAAATGAGATTACCTTTTTCATGCGCATCTTTGAACGCATTGTAAAGGTAAGGCATCAATTCATAGCGCATGGAAATGTACTTGCGGCTGATATCCTCAACTTCTTTACCGAACTGCCATGGTTCTTGTCTGCCCCATTTCAAGCTTTGAGCCGCGTCTGTTTCCATTGGGCTCTTACCGTCATTGTTGTAGTGGTCGCGGGAGAACGGATAGAATGCGCCGACTTGAACCCAACGAGCAAACAATTCAGGTGTAGCTACAACGCCCTCGTAAGGTTTTTTCGCAAAGCCGCCGATATCGTTTC from Paenibacillus sophorae encodes:
- a CDS encoding MarR family winged helix-turn-helix transcriptional regulator, with translation MRWNLVWELGKMIRWNYNNETGAEMQMSRQIDPLVEQIGLSMWRVQRKIISGIGLQAELGLTFPQFILLNMIANEGRARVVRLAERMEVKSSAVTVMLDRMEGVGLISREPDENDRRAVVVTLTDKGEEIRTEGQRRSLISLDQYLSILTPEELRHFAEYYDMLERQER
- a CDS encoding methyl-accepting chemotaxis protein, with the protein product MKLATKLTWMMLVVLLLVGSSIGFFGYRAAYDQLDEAAGIELVGCANITTGLVDPEQISALAAGDTSNLSAIEDKISWIVAHKPIFKEAFILSLDGKILATDMNMKARGYKAGDSFYFSDEDKTMITSMKHSTYSKVYTYQGTSLKTGYGPIYQDHDPTKPIVALMAINFDGPLVKERTLDIIIKPFIIGASILVAAILIAYVLIRRMVSPLSKLSRAVNQVAHGNLTQELLVLNSKDEIGTLTRDFNEMTGNLSRLITEVNETSLQVASSSQELSASAQETNRTGEHTVGVTIELAEGAQVQLRHLESSYQAVQEMSRFIAEIAQNADQAMNDAVKGADKARTGRDSMDSTTRQMKIMSGSIEDLSGIIHTLSGHSKEIESIVGTIASIAAETNLLALNAAIEAARAGEEGRGFAVVAQSVRKLAERSGDSTRQIGELLGLIVAQMDLAGETMDRSTEEMQQGTLMVTNAGQSFSEIEASVSGMAVQSQEVSETMRQLAEIADGLVEAIQSTVSVSNQTAANSESLSAASQQQLAAMQEVEASSAFLSSLADKLQRLVEQFKVA
- a CDS encoding DMT family transporter, whose product is MTRKILLLIPLTLRSHEGSWKVGIRDMLLLLAQAFFGMFLFRVFMLYGLRFASATEGGIMTSLTPFAVALLSYILLGEKMTGRRGGGILCSLAGIAVIQVPPLLMSGAVDRPASVTGMLLLSAAVVGEAALTVLRKMLSPRISSLLAAAYVTAFAFLMFLACSVIELLQYGFPEMEAADAGIILYYGIFVTALAYVLWFRGVSKVPAGTAAVFMYPV
- a CDS encoding LTA synthase family protein → MFILKSYLAWAVIFNNLLPWKSLLTEIPFAWALFCIIERFASKRKLGYYMTVNLLVTAIFFAAIMYFKYYGVIVTYHAAEQVNQVTAVRNSVFSLMDPYYLLIFADVIVLGYYFLFNRNGRIYKKEQINRGRGSRKFSALFAASLALCLFNVLPNKASMNEIKKAQEMGILNYEAYTIFAQEKIDLVRASDITQESIDSAKGISAPANPKLQGAAKGKNLIILQMESLQNFLIGLKIDGKEITPNLNAVMKESLYFPNFYQMVGQGNTSDAEFVVNTSFYIPPRGAATQMYVDKVLPSLPRLMEKNGYQTATFHTNDVEFWNRGELYSSLGWGKYYDHQFFGDEDTFFFGPSDEMLYRKTTAKLKEMSASGQPFYAQIISMSSHHPFTIPSEKYKMKLPERYEGTFVGDYIRAQNYADYAFGQLVQELKETGLWDSSLIMIYGDHMGLPIYSLDHDDKELMTEIYGHEYGYANMTNIPLIIHGAGSAQPQTLEQVGGEIDIMPTAANLLGVSLKDHLHFGQDIINQNYNLLPERYYLPTGSFIASSGLLIPGNSFEDNTQYPIALSSKPPAATEDEYNRALRLLQLSDSYVSQLPVKKTE